The genomic DNA AACAGTTCAGTGAAGGAGCATATGTGAGTTGTTTTGAGGTATGTAAATAAAGAAGGATGTGTGATTGAACGATTTCTTGCAGTTGAGCATGTGTCTGACACTAGTTCTCATTCTTTGAAAATGCTTATTGATGCTTTATTTATGTAACATGGTTTATCATTATCTAGATTGAGAGGCTAAGGATATGATGGAGCTTCAAATATGCGTGGTGAGTTCAATGGGTTGAAATCTTTGATACTACAAGAAAATCCATTTACAATGTATGTTCACTGTTTCTCTCATCAACTCCAATTAGTTCTTGttgctgttgcccatgacaattTTACTGAGTGGATTTTTTTTGGGTATGTCACCATGATTGTGAATATATTTAGAGcatcttgtaagaggagagatcaaCTTAGAAAGATTCAACATGATAAAATAATTGTTGAATTGGAAAGTGGAGAAATCACtagtggaaaaggaaaaaaaatcaagaaactagTTTAGCAAGACCTGGAGATAAACGTTGGGGATCACGCTAGTTAACATTACTTCGTCTATGCTCTATGTGGTCTTCAGTGATAGAAGTGTTAGGAAATGTACATGATGACGCATCTTATTCTACGAATAAAGGTACTGTCGTAGGTTTAATTGAGAAGATGGAGAGTTATTAATTTGTTTTTGTGTTACATTTAATGAAGTATGTATTGGTAATTACAAATGAGTTTTCACTTTCCCTACAACAAGGGGATCAAAATATTATTCAAGCCATATCCTTGGTTAGAAATGTGAAATTTTGACTACAAGACTTCAAGGAAGATGGATGGCAGATAATTTTAGAACAAGTTAACACATTTTGTGAATTGAATATGATTCCAACACTTGATATGAAGGACAATATGTTAACTCATGGTCATGGCAGGCGTAGAGGGCAACTCATCACCAATTTTCATCATTATCGTGTGGAGATTTTTTGTCatgtattatttctaaaaatttagtttttttgttAAAgatatttcattgattattaatattATCATGGTTGCAAATTTGAATGTTatgttgtttatttaattatacAAGAAATGAATAATATTTTTCAGAAGTTAGTACGGAATTGTTTGATTACATATCATGTCTTCATCCAAGAAATTCTTTCTCTCAGTTTGATGTTCACAAACTCATGCATCTTGCTGTTTTTTATCCTGAGGACTTCTTTGGTATTGATTATTTCTTTTTGGAACAACAACTTATGAGTTACTTTTATAATCTGCGGGATAATCCTCACTTTTGTTTAGTTGACTACTTGAGAATTCTTGCTCAGAAATTGGTTGAGACTGAAAAATATTTGATTTCCCCATTGATTTATCATATGATAAGTTGGCATTAGTTTTACCAGTTGCAACTACTTCCGTTGAACGAGTTTTTCTGCAATAAAGACTATGAAGAATGATTTATGTAATAAAATGagagatgaatggatgaatgaCAGTTTAGTTGTATACATTGAAAATGATACTTTTTCTATAATTGAAAATGAGCAAATATTACGACATTTTCAACAAATGCAGTCTCGTAGAATCCAATTGTCTCCTCTTGTACCGACTCATCGGCCGTCGTAGACTTCTGTATCAACCCAGAAATGAAGCTTACATATGGAAGAAAGATAGACTTCTGTAAATCTTGAGATATCAAGGCCTAAAAAATTTAGTGGGGAGAAACTTGACAGGAATTCAAACATGTGACGCATGATAATTACCTTTTATTCTTTTTTTATACTCTGTTTGGTTAATAGAAATGATGATTAATATCTTGTATTATCTATTGGAATTATTATCTTAGTAGTGATTAACGTACAGAAAATTTTCAGTAAATTTTATGCTAATGTTAATATTTTGATTTCAAGTATATGCATCTTCTCTAATCTGTGATACTTTATTAGTTATTTTTCATGTGTTAATACTTCTTAAGGAAATTTATGTAATACAACTTATCACTCAAAACAAAAGACGTTGTtgatataaaatttttatttagtcatAAAAAAATATCTGTGTAATTCAGCCCCCCcccaatctttttttttttctggttCCACCTTTGATCATGAGAAGAAAGTGAGGAGAAAACTTTGACGTCATCGCTCTTTGGTATGAAGTGAATTTCTACTGCTGCATCATCACGGTGATATTTCTATCGCTTCATCAGTCACAGACAAGTTATTGAAGTCAAAGAAACATTGACAAATGGGGAAATCCATAATCGCCGAGGATTACTTGAGATATTCGGGGAAATCAATAAAACAAGAACCAAGCAACCTAGTGATATTCGGGTTCCATGTTATGAAACTATCACTCATACCGCAGGTATTGCGGTATACTTGAGATTATCATGGAGGATAGATCGAGTTAGGAACAACAAGTAGAGGCAAAAGCTTGATTTTGTTTGTGTCTACACGGGTTTGGTACATTGGTAAAATACTTAGAAGAATAATTAAGAAGATCAGAGCTTCGAATTCCACTAGAAATGGATACTTTAGAAGTCGACTTTTAAGTGCGCATAAATTCTATTTCAAATTACCTAGTAGGTAAATCACGAAAACACATTGCATTTAATAAATGAAGAATGTATTAGGGATCATAAATGAATTATCTAATGTCTCCAAATAGAAAATACAATTTGATGGAAACACGAATCTAAAGTAATGCATTGAAGTCCGTACGAATACAAAATCAGATTCATGCTACAGATTTAGTTTTTTCAAATTTTACagtaaaataaatcattaaacgAACGACAATAAAATAAACTGATTGCAGCATAAATGCCATTGTCTCAGCGTCATTTGTGATATCCGGAGATTCCATGAAGATGCAGTGGATGAATCTTTGGTAGGGTGCTAGGGTGACAACGGTGAATTTTCCTAGCCAATGGGAAACATGGAGATCTGTCAAAATGTCTTAACCTTACTAGGATCACGCCCTTCTTTTATACGGTGGGGTTGAATCTATTATCAGGCCATCATCAACAACAAATTACGGATTAACGAGTTTTGCATATataaatcacatctaatgatCCAAACTTGCTAATactttaattagaaaattttcttgggTTTGATTCAATATGACATATTCGGGTGTGTTATTAAATTAAAATGGTGGATACAATGAGATAAAATATGAGGATCTTTATACGAAATCTATTGTTTTCCTGCGACCAATGACATTGAGGTTCCTAATATGAATGAATTGTCCGTGGGAAGAGGGCAACAATGTGATGATATGAAACTCAACAACTTCTTAACAAAGATTATTATAGTGCCAGATTGTTTGATTTTAGGCTCACAGAACTGATGAAGGAATCTTCTGTACAATTTCAGAAAATTGAAGCAAGAAACCACAAGTTTGGTCGTCCCGATCGACCTTCACCAAACCGAAGTGAGAAGCGAGAACTTAACATGTAGCTTGATCTTCCCCTTCTCAACGTCCAACTTTGCGCCGGTGACCAGCCAATGGCCGGGGCTGTGTTGCGGCCCCTGGCATAGCTGAGCAGTGTCCACAAATTTCAGCAGCTTTTGGGCAGCCACCGGCACCGGCGGGCCCTTGGGGAAAATGGCAGAGTCTACCACCACTTCTCGTTCCTGATGCTGCTGCTTTTCCTTCTCGATGCCGCCGGAGAGGGAGGCGCTCATCGCCGAGAAGAAGTTCGACTTCTGAGAAAGCCCCGATGGGCCTCGCCGCCACTGCGACCGGCACACGATGCAACCGCGCACCTCGGTGTATAGCAGCCCGAGGTGCAGCACGTTATAGTGCTCCTTAGCTATCACGTGCAGCTGAGCTCCGGTGACGATGAACGCGGTCCCGCCGCCTTTGGTCGGCCACAGGGGGTCGTACTTGACCGGGATCGTGCTCACTCGCGCGAACTTCTTACTTTGCACCTGCTCCAAGTATCCTTCGTCGCCGGTAATCGTATCGGATGACCGCCAGAAGGTTGCTGAACCGGGCTGCGCTCCGATGAACGTAGGAGTCTGTGACAGGTGCTCCAGGTGGATGGCCAGCCTGACCATGTCCAAACACAATTAATCACTGTTAACGAGATGCTTTCTTACATAGAAACTGCTTTAGGAGTTCACTAACCTATCATTTTTCTTGCCTTCAAGGTGCAGCCTCATTCCGGTCACCGGCACTAGTTTCCCGACGACAACCTGAGTTAAATATTTACACGTTAACACAATAGCGTTCGTCTGATAATCACGCAGCACGATCAAAAAACAGAGGGGACGCCTACCTTTGTGGTGTTGACATAGAGCTTAGGCCCCATCAGGTTGAAAGTCAGAGAAGGAGTAGCAATGGACATGTTCGACATCGGGCCAAGAGGTAGATCATTGTGCATGGGAGCCCAAAGCTTGTTGCACTGGAAGTCTAAAAAGTAACGCAAATCTGATAGAGGAGGTTTATCTGAAACAGAACAGAGGgatgatcgatcaatcgatcaatCAAAAGGATTTGGTTATTCATCCTGCAGCACTCACATCGAAGGTACAGGTTGATGGCATGAGACAGGAAGCCGATGCCAGAGACCCCCTTGAGCAGGGAGGTGATCGGAACGAAGGTCAAGTTGATGACATCGGGCATCGAAGTCACAGTGGGGAGCCACTCGTAATGGCTGCTTGCTGAAGCATCTCCTCCTCTCTTGAAGCACGTTACTGTCACACCCTGAACAAGGCCATCAATTGAGCAATTACATGTACAACTCCTCGACTGAAAGCTAATTAATTAGAACTCACATCTTTGCTGAAAACTGGAGGGACACCCTTGAGGAATTCGTTCTGCTGATCAAACACATTGAAAGCCTCGGGCACCTGCGCAGGGCAACAATATCGACATTAGCAGTGCCATTCAAGCGATCGAAATTCATCTAGAGATCAGGGACAGAGATGCAGACCTTGATCTTATGTTCTTTAGGTTTcgaatggagcggtggaagaacACATGTTCCAGTGAATAGCTGATCCCCAAGATTATCAAGGTGCTGCTTAAGCTCAGAGGGAGAGAGATTGGAGGACTGATCCTGCTTCACATAGATCACATCCTGTCCTCCCACACTTAGCCCTGTAATTACATGCGTGCCGAAGTCTTCAATGAATCTGCACAGGAAGGGGCGCCCATGACTCGATTTAATTGGTCAAAAAGTCTTTAGCCGGACAGTACATGTGGTAGTTGCAGCTCCCATTCCAGGAAACTTGGGCGACTAAAAC from Zingiber officinale cultivar Zhangliang chromosome 4A, Zo_v1.1, whole genome shotgun sequence includes the following:
- the LOC121971540 gene encoding MACPF domain-containing protein At1g14780-like, with translation MTGAVERAVRCLGKGFDVTCDFRPEYCRGKEERLVVLNEEKRELAVPGFGSCQDVPADINCDKGDRIRFQSDVLEFTQMAELFNHRSSMAGKIPCGFFNYAFGFEGSAWAQDASSTKLLAMDGCFITLFDLRIERQPLTLTKRVIDAVPSTWDPTAIARFIEDFGTHVITGLSVGGQDVIYVKQDQSSNLSPSELKQHLDNLGDQLFTGTCVLPPLHSKPKEHKIKVPEAFNVFDQQNEFLKGVPPVFSKDGVTVTCFKRGGDASASSHYEWLPTVTSMPDVINLTFVPITSLLKGVSGIGFLSHAINLYLRYKPPLSDLRYFLDFQCNKLWAPMHNDLPLGPMSNMSIATPSLTFNLMGPKLYVNTTKVVVGKLVPVTGMRLHLEGKKNDRLAIHLEHLSQTPTFIGAQPGSATFWRSSDTITGDEGYLEQVQSKKFARVSTIPVKYDPLWPTKGGGTAFIVTGAQLHVIAKEHYNVLHLGLLYTEVRGCIVCRSQWRRGPSGLSQKSNFFSAMSASLSGGIEKEKQQHQEREVVVDSAIFPKGPPVPVAAQKLLKFVDTAQLCQGPQHSPGHWLVTGAKLDVEKGKIKLHVKFSLLTSVW